From the Streptococcus sp. 29887 genome, one window contains:
- the cobU gene encoding bifunctional adenosylcobinamide kinase/adenosylcobinamide-phosphate guanylyltransferase, producing MGKIVLVTGGARSGKSQFTEEQIWEKERVCYIATGMSSGTDSEWQERVRLHQERRPASWTTHEQFADLGSWLKDQNYDYYLLDCATMLTTNLLFQLVETYFPEKIALEGDNFLSKEEQAFISQQIHAQWQDIISAQRLTDGQLYIVTNEIGLGIVPDTKLGRYFRDLLGQVNQFLAKEASEVYLVICGLAQRLK from the coding sequence ATGGGTAAAATTGTCTTGGTAACTGGAGGAGCTCGAAGTGGCAAATCGCAGTTCACTGAAGAGCAAATCTGGGAGAAAGAACGTGTTTGTTATATAGCGACAGGAATGAGTTCAGGCACCGACAGTGAATGGCAGGAGCGAGTCCGACTTCACCAAGAACGCCGGCCAGCCTCTTGGACAACCCATGAGCAGTTTGCTGATCTTGGATCCTGGTTGAAAGACCAAAACTACGATTATTACTTGCTGGACTGTGCCACCATGTTGACCACCAATCTCCTCTTTCAGCTGGTTGAAACCTATTTCCCTGAGAAAATAGCCCTAGAGGGTGATAACTTTCTCAGTAAGGAAGAACAGGCTTTTATCAGCCAACAAATCCATGCTCAATGGCAGGACATCATAAGTGCTCAGCGGTTGACAGATGGTCAGCTCTATATTGTTACCAACGAAATTGGACTGGGCATCGTTCCAGATACCAAGTTGGGACGGTATTTCCGCGATCTGCTTGGACAGGTAAATCAGTTTTTAGCGAAGGAGGCGAGTGAGGTTTATCTGGTGATTTGTGGCCTTGCTCAACGCTTAAAATGA
- a CDS encoding energy-coupling factor ABC transporter substrate-binding protein, whose protein sequence is MKKQNILLLLTCVLIAVGAFFLAPKDAEFGGSDGGAEVAITEVNPDYEPWFASIYEPASGEIESLLFTLQGSIGVGIITYVLGYHKGKKYVNH, encoded by the coding sequence ATGAAAAAGCAAAATATTCTCTTATTGTTGACTTGTGTTCTGATTGCTGTTGGTGCCTTCTTCTTAGCGCCTAAAGACGCCGAGTTTGGGGGTTCGGATGGCGGTGCTGAAGTAGCCATTACAGAGGTTAATCCAGATTATGAACCATGGTTCGCTTCAATTTATGAACCAGCTAGTGGTGAGATTGAGAGCTTACTCTTCACTCTCCAAGGCAGCATTGGTGTGGGTATTATTACCTATGTATTGGGTTATCACAAGGGAAAGAAATATGTTAATCATTGA
- the hemL gene encoding glutamate-1-semialdehyde 2,1-aminomutase, producing the protein MQTQQSKFEFEQAQAVFPGGVNSPVRAFKAVEGNPVFIDRAKGAYLYDVDGNRYIDYVLSWGPMILGHAEDRVIEAVKSAVECGTSFGAPSPLETRLGQHLQERIPYLERLRMVSSGTEATMSAIRLARGVTQRDKIVKFVGCYHGHSDSFLVQAGSGVATFGLPNSPGVTEATAQDTITLPYNDKASLQACFEEMGSDIACVIIEAVAGNMGLIQADHDFIHVIRELTSQYGALFIIDEVMTGFRASYTGATGLYGVEPDLLCFGKVVGGGFPMALFGGKKKYMDYIAPMGAVYQAGTLSGNPIAMTAGYETLVSLTPEIFKDMEERTSQLCQGLKELAVKYQIPLQVVQVGTMFGFFFNERPVRNFEDSKASDQEVFARVHAGLLKQGIYLAPSQYESNFMSAAHTKEDIDQTLQAFDTVFGEIYG; encoded by the coding sequence ATGCAGACTCAACAATCTAAGTTCGAATTCGAACAAGCCCAAGCCGTTTTTCCAGGCGGAGTCAATAGTCCTGTCAGAGCCTTTAAGGCAGTTGAAGGAAATCCAGTATTTATCGATAGGGCCAAGGGTGCCTATCTCTATGATGTGGATGGCAATCGCTATATCGACTATGTCCTGTCCTGGGGACCAATGATTCTCGGTCATGCAGAAGATAGGGTTATTGAAGCGGTCAAGTCAGCCGTGGAATGCGGCACCAGTTTTGGAGCACCAAGTCCCTTGGAAACTCGTTTGGGCCAGCACCTGCAGGAGCGAATTCCTTATTTGGAACGGCTGAGAATGGTCAGTTCGGGGACGGAAGCTACCATGAGTGCTATTCGCTTGGCACGGGGAGTAACACAGAGGGATAAAATCGTTAAATTTGTTGGCTGTTACCATGGTCACAGTGATTCCTTCCTCGTTCAAGCCGGGTCTGGGGTTGCCACCTTTGGCTTGCCAAATTCCCCTGGCGTGACAGAAGCAACTGCTCAAGATACTATTACGCTACCTTATAATGATAAGGCCAGCCTTCAGGCCTGTTTTGAAGAAATGGGTTCAGACATCGCCTGTGTCATTATCGAAGCTGTGGCGGGAAATATGGGGCTGATTCAGGCGGACCATGACTTTATCCATGTTATTCGAGAGCTCACCAGTCAATACGGTGCCTTGTTTATCATCGACGAAGTGATGACAGGTTTTAGGGCTAGTTATACTGGAGCTACGGGCTTGTACGGTGTGGAGCCAGACTTGTTGTGCTTTGGTAAGGTTGTTGGTGGAGGTTTCCCAATGGCACTCTTTGGAGGTAAGAAGAAGTACATGGACTATATCGCTCCCATGGGAGCAGTCTATCAGGCAGGTACCTTGTCAGGAAATCCCATCGCTATGACAGCTGGCTATGAAACCTTGGTGTCCTTGACACCAGAAATCTTCAAGGACATGGAAGAACGAACTAGTCAGCTTTGCCAAGGCTTGAAAGAGTTAGCTGTCAAGTATCAGATTCCCTTACAGGTCGTACAAGTTGGTACCATGTTTGGATTTTTCTTTAACGAGCGACCTGTTCGGAATTTTGAAGATTCCAAAGCCAGCGACCAGGAAGTCTTTGCTCGTGTCCATGCAGGCTTACTCAAACAGGGGATTTACCTAGCACCTTCCCAGTATGAATCAAATTTCATGTCCGCAGCTCATACCAAGGAAGATATTGATCAGACCTTGCAGGCCTTTGATACTGTTTTTGGAGAAATATATGGGTAA
- the cbiQ gene encoding cobalt ECF transporter T component CbiQ, with amino-acid sequence MLIIDQYAYQNRLVGLSPKVKLGIYLLLLGISFTGIPSLQWAIIVALFPVTCYLAKLHWKTYAKWLLLTLPFVFISLVTMAVSFQESPSKNLILALPLWKGYAVITRASLDQTIAVFVRSYACLMSTYFFVLTVPFRQLIDLLRSFRIPNELLEVIVFMYRFIFMFLEEFLVMRDTLDLKFGFGTVKQSYQTMGLLASQLFTRLMRANRQINDMLEFRFDP; translated from the coding sequence ATGTTAATCATTGATCAGTACGCCTACCAGAATCGATTGGTAGGGCTATCTCCCAAAGTAAAATTAGGGATTTACCTATTGTTGCTAGGAATTTCTTTTACAGGAATTCCTAGCCTGCAATGGGCTATTATAGTGGCCTTATTCCCAGTGACTTGTTACCTAGCAAAGTTACATTGGAAAACATATGCAAAATGGCTATTGTTAACCCTGCCTTTTGTTTTTATCAGTTTAGTAACCATGGCCGTGAGTTTTCAAGAATCTCCATCAAAGAATCTTATTCTAGCCTTACCTTTGTGGAAGGGCTATGCAGTTATCACTCGTGCTAGTCTAGATCAAACCATTGCTGTGTTTGTGAGAAGTTATGCTTGTTTGATGTCTACCTACTTTTTTGTTCTCACTGTACCATTTAGACAGTTGATTGACTTGTTAAGAAGTTTTCGCATTCCAAATGAATTATTAGAAGTTATTGTCTTTATGTATCGCTTTATCTTCATGTTTTTGGAAGAATTTCTTGTCATGCGAGATACACTTGATTTGAAATTTGGTTTTGGAACAGTCAAGCAGAGCTATCAAACTATGGGTTTGTTGGCTAGTCAATTATTTACTAGATTGATGAGAGCAAATCGACAGATCAATGATATGTTAGAATTTCGCTTTGATCCTTAG
- a CDS encoding bifunctional precorrin-2 dehydrogenase/sirohydrochlorin ferrochelatase → MYPVMINIKGKKVVVVGGGKVASRKIKGLLDEGALVTVISPDLHSSIDATQVTWLARPYQKGDLEGATLAFACTSQASVNLQVMEDADPSQLVNNTGDKNYSDFYNVAMAKGKNFSVMISTNGASAAYSKAIRQKIEALLEELE, encoded by the coding sequence ATGTACCCAGTTATGATTAACATAAAGGGAAAAAAGGTAGTTGTGGTAGGCGGAGGCAAGGTTGCTTCCAGAAAAATCAAGGGCTTGCTAGATGAGGGTGCTTTGGTGACTGTTATCAGCCCAGACCTGCATTCAAGTATTGATGCTACACAAGTGACCTGGCTTGCTAGACCCTATCAAAAAGGAGATTTAGAGGGTGCAACATTAGCCTTTGCCTGTACCAGCCAAGCCAGTGTCAATCTGCAAGTGATGGAGGATGCCGATCCTAGTCAGCTGGTCAACAATACTGGTGACAAGAACTATTCAGATTTTTATAATGTAGCAATGGCCAAGGGAAAAAATTTTTCTGTCATGATTTCAACAAATGGTGCTTCTGCTGCCTATTCAAAAGCCATACGTCAGAAAATTGAAGCACTGTTAGAAGAGTTAGAATGA
- a CDS encoding uroporphyrinogen-III synthase, translating to MTATIVVTRDGAIDVDLQAVLENAGFQLVIVPLIAFQAHPLPQQVQQELEKADWLFCTSATAFEYFLPYLPTSLQIASIGEQTSRSIREAGRSVTFESTSQYGKDFVEEWLALGLERQTILLPQSHLANPRIAERLRQEGHSVLAWEMYDTVAHQAGQAQLATYLNIDRVIWTFASPSAWHSFTEVVKSLPTSHKIAVIGRTTAQAVMDSGYEVDLMPDRPSITAMLETIMDKEKRYGIF from the coding sequence ATGACAGCGACGATTGTAGTAACAAGAGATGGGGCTATAGATGTGGACCTGCAAGCAGTTTTGGAAAATGCTGGCTTCCAGCTAGTAATTGTTCCCCTGATAGCTTTTCAGGCCCATCCCCTACCTCAACAAGTCCAGCAGGAGTTGGAAAAGGCTGATTGGCTGTTCTGCACTAGTGCGACAGCTTTTGAGTACTTCCTGCCCTATCTTCCAACTTCCCTACAGATTGCCAGTATTGGCGAGCAGACCAGTCGTTCCATCAGGGAAGCAGGACGGTCAGTGACTTTTGAGTCCACTAGTCAGTATGGAAAAGATTTTGTAGAGGAGTGGCTGGCCCTTGGCTTAGAAAGGCAAACGATCTTGCTGCCTCAGAGTCATTTGGCCAATCCTCGCATCGCCGAGCGTTTGAGGCAAGAAGGGCATTCTGTGCTGGCTTGGGAGATGTATGACACGGTTGCCCATCAGGCAGGTCAGGCTCAGCTGGCTACTTATCTGAACATAGATAGGGTTATCTGGACCTTTGCTAGTCCATCTGCCTGGCACAGTTTTACAGAGGTAGTAAAAAGCCTGCCTACCAGCCATAAGATTGCAGTCATTGGAAGGACAACAGCTCAGGCAGTGATGGACTCTGGTTATGAGGTAGACCTAATGCCAGACAGGCCTTCTATCACTGCCATGCTAGAAACCATAATGGATAAGGAGAAACGATATGGTATTTTTTAG
- the hemA gene encoding glutamyl-tRNA reductase: MDLLYVGLTHQNTPFSLLERAHFSDEEVDQALRALNQEKSIFETVIVSTCNRTELYLVVDQLHTGRYYAKRFLLNWFQLEAKEVEPCLIFKEADQVLEHLLRVSIGLESKILGETQILGQLKRAFARAQTVGTTGVILNQVFKQVMTFAKRMHEEYRINARPISIGLTAVQMLEQTDFDYSGKTVAVIGLGEIGQLVTKYLLKKPFEQIRLVNRTVSKAQYFLQDQRVQAFSWDQLEAAVADADVVFSAVKVGGYILFPTMLKESVIAFDLCLPRTVHPTEQMTLYTIENLSNQLEVYHEERREIANQIVLEIEDELVKYQEWQAQLGIVPLIRELREKALQIHATSLESINRKIPDLTEREQKQISKHMKGIVNQLIREPILQLKEMSVGERSDYDIALVCKLFGLQADRLGEDYDNN, translated from the coding sequence ATGGACCTATTATATGTTGGATTGACCCATCAAAATACACCGTTTAGTTTGTTGGAGAGGGCACACTTTTCCGACGAGGAAGTGGACCAGGCCTTACGGGCCCTCAACCAAGAGAAAAGTATTTTTGAAACGGTCATTGTATCGACCTGTAATCGAACAGAGCTGTATCTAGTGGTGGACCAGCTCCATACAGGACGCTATTATGCCAAACGATTTTTACTGAACTGGTTTCAGCTGGAAGCGAAAGAAGTAGAGCCCTGTCTGATTTTCAAAGAAGCCGATCAGGTATTGGAACACCTACTGAGAGTGTCCATTGGCCTGGAATCGAAGATTTTAGGAGAAACTCAAATTCTAGGTCAGTTGAAACGGGCCTTTGCCAGAGCTCAGACAGTTGGGACGACTGGAGTTATCTTAAACCAAGTCTTCAAGCAGGTCATGACCTTTGCCAAACGAATGCATGAAGAATACCGCATCAATGCTCGACCGATTTCCATAGGCTTAACAGCGGTGCAAATGCTAGAGCAGACGGATTTTGACTATTCTGGAAAAACGGTAGCGGTTATCGGCCTGGGTGAAATCGGCCAACTGGTGACCAAATACTTGCTGAAAAAACCTTTTGAACAAATCCGCTTGGTCAATCGGACAGTTTCAAAGGCCCAGTATTTTCTACAGGACCAACGTGTGCAGGCTTTTAGCTGGGACCAGCTAGAAGCAGCGGTTGCGGATGCGGATGTTGTATTCTCGGCTGTAAAAGTAGGTGGCTACATTCTCTTTCCAACTATGCTAAAAGAAAGTGTTATCGCCTTTGACCTTTGTCTACCTAGGACCGTTCATCCCACTGAACAGATGACCCTCTATACCATCGAGAATCTCAGCAATCAACTGGAAGTCTATCATGAAGAAAGAAGAGAAATTGCCAATCAGATTGTTTTGGAAATAGAGGATGAGTTGGTCAAATACCAAGAGTGGCAAGCTCAGCTGGGGATTGTTCCTCTCATTCGTGAATTGAGGGAAAAAGCCTTGCAGATTCATGCAACATCTTTAGAAAGTATCAATCGAAAGATACCTGATTTGACCGAAAGGGAACAGAAACAAATTTCCAAACACATGAAGGGAATTGTCAATCAGTTGATTCGAGAGCCCATTTTACAACTCAAGGAGATGTCTGTCGGGGAAAGGTCTGACTACGATATTGCCTTGGTCTGTAAACTTTTTGGCTTACAAGCAGACAGATTAGGAGAAGATTATGACAATAATTAG
- a CDS encoding cobyric acid synthase, which translates to MAKSLMIQGTASDAGKSIIVAGLCRIFKQDGLRVVPFKSQNMALNSYITKTGQEMGRAQVFQAEAAQVEPDVRMNPVLLKPTSDRKSQVVFMGQVLTDMDAVEYHEFKQELLPKIKEVYEELSAENDIILLEGAGSPAEINLNDRDIVNMGMARLVDAPVILVADIDKGGVFASIYGTIMLMPEEDRQRIKGVIINKFRGDVALLQSGIDMIEDLTKVPVLGVVPYAQINIDSEDSVALVQKSRKYNPQKDLDIAIINLNRMSNFTDFNSLEMQPDVSVRYVRPGDELGHPDLVILPGSKNTIEDMVYLVESGLDKEIHRCFQEGSAIFGICGGYQLLGQHLSDPLGVESSIQDIPALGLLDTTTIFQANKCTTQVQARQGDYCLEGYEIHMGETCLADGVQAFSTIVLQNGEAMERQDGAIGHDGQVQGTYLHGIFDNLAWTRDYLNQLRIRKGLPALDQQVEAIQTIKDREYDKLATILRESLDMAAIYDILA; encoded by the coding sequence ATGGCAAAATCATTGATGATTCAAGGAACAGCTTCGGATGCCGGTAAGAGTATTATCGTAGCAGGTTTGTGTCGTATTTTTAAGCAGGATGGCCTGCGGGTTGTGCCCTTCAAATCACAGAATATGGCCCTTAATTCTTATATCACCAAAACAGGTCAAGAAATGGGACGGGCCCAGGTCTTTCAAGCGGAGGCTGCTCAGGTTGAACCAGATGTTCGGATGAACCCTGTTCTTCTCAAACCGACCTCAGACCGAAAATCTCAGGTTGTTTTCATGGGCCAGGTCCTAACGGATATGGATGCGGTCGAGTACCACGAATTTAAGCAGGAGCTACTTCCCAAGATCAAAGAAGTTTATGAGGAACTGAGTGCTGAAAATGATATAATATTGCTTGAGGGGGCAGGTAGCCCAGCTGAAATCAATTTGAACGACCGAGATATTGTTAATATGGGTATGGCTAGATTGGTTGATGCACCGGTTATCTTGGTAGCGGATATTGATAAGGGTGGTGTCTTTGCTTCGATTTATGGGACAATCATGCTCATGCCAGAAGAAGATCGCCAACGAATCAAGGGAGTAATTATCAATAAATTCCGAGGTGACGTTGCCCTGCTTCAGTCAGGAATCGACATGATTGAGGACTTGACTAAGGTTCCTGTTTTGGGTGTGGTCCCCTATGCCCAGATCAACATTGATAGTGAAGATAGTGTTGCCCTAGTTCAAAAAAGCCGGAAATATAATCCTCAAAAAGACTTGGATATTGCCATTATCAATCTGAATAGGATGTCCAATTTTACAGATTTTAATAGTCTAGAAATGCAGCCTGACGTGTCTGTTCGCTATGTCAGACCAGGTGATGAGCTTGGTCACCCAGATCTCGTGATTTTACCAGGAAGTAAGAATACCATTGAAGATATGGTCTATTTGGTCGAGTCGGGCTTGGATAAAGAAATTCATCGTTGTTTCCAAGAAGGAAGTGCTATTTTTGGTATTTGTGGTGGCTACCAGTTACTTGGTCAACACTTGTCGGATCCCTTAGGGGTTGAGTCCAGCATTCAGGACATACCTGCTCTTGGGCTTTTAGACACAACCACTATCTTCCAAGCCAATAAGTGTACCACTCAGGTCCAAGCTCGACAAGGTGACTACTGCTTAGAAGGTTATGAAATCCATATGGGAGAAACCTGTTTGGCTGATGGTGTTCAAGCATTTTCAACTATTGTTTTGCAAAATGGAGAGGCGATGGAGCGTCAGGATGGAGCCATTGGACATGATGGTCAGGTTCAAGGGACCTATCTACATGGTATTTTCGACAATCTGGCATGGACCCGTGATTACCTAAATCAATTAAGAATTAGAAAAGGCTTGCCAGCTCTTGACCAGCAAGTAGAAGCCATTCAGACCATAAAGGATAGAGAGTACGATAAGTTAGCAACTATTTTGAGAGAATCCTTGGACATGGCAGCTATCTATGACATCTTAGCTTGA
- the hemB gene encoding porphobilinogen synthase — MVFFRHRRLRRTEGIRDLVRETQLLTSDLIYPIFVKEGLEDKQEVASMPGVYQFPLHQLVDEVAEVEKLGLKSIILFGIPKEKDEIGSQASYETGIVQEAIRLIKEHFPQLVVIADTCLCEFTSHGHCGLLKGQEVDNDTSLTRLAEVAISQARAGVDIIAPSNAMDGYVEAIRHGLDQAGFEDIPIMSYAIKFASSFYGPFRDAGESAPKFGNRKTYQMDPANRLEALREALSDEKEGADFLMVKPGLAFLDILRELRQETKLPLVAYNVSGEYAMIKAAAQNGWIDEKAVVLETLTGFKRAGADLIITYFAKDVAYYLKEEG; from the coding sequence ATGGTATTTTTTAGACACAGACGTCTGAGAAGGACAGAAGGGATTCGCGATTTAGTCAGGGAAACCCAACTACTGACCTCAGACTTGATTTATCCTATTTTTGTGAAAGAAGGTCTTGAAGACAAGCAGGAAGTAGCTTCCATGCCAGGAGTCTATCAATTCCCCTTGCATCAGTTAGTAGACGAAGTAGCAGAAGTAGAAAAATTAGGGCTAAAGAGTATCATTCTATTTGGCATTCCTAAGGAAAAAGATGAGATTGGTAGCCAGGCCTCTTATGAAACAGGCATTGTTCAGGAAGCGATTCGCCTAATCAAAGAACACTTCCCTCAGCTTGTCGTGATCGCAGATACCTGCTTGTGTGAATTTACCAGTCATGGACATTGTGGTTTGTTAAAAGGTCAGGAGGTTGACAATGATACTTCCTTGACACGCTTGGCAGAAGTTGCTATTAGTCAAGCCAGAGCTGGTGTGGATATCATTGCTCCCTCCAACGCCATGGATGGCTATGTTGAGGCTATTCGTCATGGACTGGATCAGGCAGGTTTTGAAGATATTCCCATCATGTCCTACGCCATTAAGTTTGCCTCTAGCTTTTACGGACCGTTTCGCGATGCTGGTGAGAGTGCTCCAAAGTTCGGCAATCGGAAGACCTACCAAATGGATCCAGCCAATCGTTTAGAAGCATTGAGAGAGGCACTGAGCGATGAGAAAGAAGGTGCTGACTTTCTCATGGTCAAGCCAGGCCTAGCCTTCTTGGATATTCTGCGGGAGTTACGGCAGGAAACAAAACTTCCCTTAGTTGCCTATAATGTCAGCGGAGAATATGCCATGATTAAAGCTGCAGCTCAAAATGGCTGGATTGATGAGAAGGCGGTTGTTCTTGAAACCTTGACAGGATTTAAGCGGGCAGGTGCAGACTTGATTATCACCTACTTTGCCAAAGACGTAGCCTACTATTTGAAAGAGGAAGGATAA
- a CDS encoding energy-coupling factor ABC transporter ATP-binding protein, whose protein sequence is MLSVENISYTYNLDFGKVLEDVTMDFDKGQIVGVLGANGSGKSTLMKVIMGLYQPQDGRVYYQQKSLVYSKKALYAYRQEVGIVFQDPEQQLFYSVVEDDVALALRNLSYPEPEIKERVDKALKDMHIEHLRNRPVHYLSFGQKKKVAIAGVLALQPKYLLLDEPTAGLDPRGRNHMMFLMKKLAKQGTKIILTSHDMDLMYDCCDYVYLLDKGKLVLEGEVGSVFLEEEILEKARLSLPWLVKLHLAMGLPLAENEQEFFERLGKDYGKIIDDSRNSFGCR, encoded by the coding sequence ATGCTAAGTGTGGAGAATATCAGTTACACCTATAATCTAGACTTTGGAAAGGTCCTCGAAGATGTAACTATGGACTTTGATAAGGGGCAAATCGTCGGTGTTTTAGGAGCAAATGGCTCTGGTAAGTCTACCTTGATGAAGGTCATCATGGGCCTCTACCAACCACAAGATGGAAGGGTGTATTACCAACAGAAATCGCTTGTCTATTCTAAAAAAGCACTGTATGCCTATCGCCAAGAGGTCGGAATTGTTTTTCAAGACCCTGAACAACAGTTGTTTTACTCAGTGGTGGAAGATGATGTGGCCCTGGCCCTTCGTAACCTCTCCTATCCAGAGCCAGAAATAAAGGAGCGTGTGGATAAGGCGTTAAAAGATATGCATATCGAACATTTGCGAAATCGCCCTGTTCACTATTTGAGTTTTGGTCAGAAGAAAAAGGTGGCGATTGCAGGTGTTTTAGCCTTACAACCTAAGTATTTACTTCTGGATGAACCGACTGCAGGTTTAGATCCGCGTGGTCGGAATCATATGATGTTTCTGATGAAAAAATTGGCCAAGCAAGGAACAAAAATTATCTTGACCAGTCATGATATGGATTTGATGTATGATTGCTGCGACTACGTTTACCTACTTGATAAGGGGAAATTAGTCTTGGAAGGCGAAGTAGGCAGTGTCTTTTTAGAAGAGGAAATCTTAGAGAAGGCACGCTTATCTTTACCTTGGCTAGTAAAATTACATCTAGCAATGGGGCTCCCATTGGCAGAAAATGAACAGGAATTTTTTGAAAGGTTAGGAAAAGACTATGGCAAAATCATTGATGATTCAAGGAACAGCTTCGGATGCCGGTAA
- the hemC gene encoding hydroxymethylbilane synthase, with the protein MTIIRVGTRQSQLALTQTNMVVDALKTLHPDVEFELVPYKTTGDKLVHVSLQKIGGKGVFVKDIEKALVEKEIDIAVHSLKDVPGLLAEGCVIGASPEREDVRDCLIFKEAGMTLASLPAGSVVGTSSLRRQVQLEAVRPDLVYKSLRGNIDSRIQKVRDGQYDAIVLAVAGINRLGWTSQADLDIEYLDESICLPAIAQAALGIECRADDQQVLDILSGINHPETAICAGIEREFLRGMGADCTFPIAALAKQVGADYQLEVMLADREKNCHRIRLSGPDGFQLAKEAVEELNQLGVEPAR; encoded by the coding sequence ATGACAATAATTAGAGTGGGAACTCGGCAAAGTCAGCTAGCACTTACTCAGACCAATATGGTTGTAGATGCCCTTAAGACCTTACACCCCGATGTTGAGTTTGAACTGGTTCCTTATAAGACGACAGGTGACAAGCTGGTCCATGTCAGTCTTCAGAAAATCGGTGGAAAAGGTGTTTTTGTTAAAGATATTGAGAAGGCACTGGTGGAAAAAGAGATTGATATTGCAGTCCATAGCTTGAAAGATGTACCTGGACTACTAGCTGAGGGATGTGTGATTGGTGCCAGTCCTGAGCGTGAGGATGTGCGTGATTGTTTAATTTTCAAAGAAGCTGGTATGACCTTGGCTAGCTTGCCAGCTGGATCAGTAGTAGGAACTAGCAGTCTCCGCCGTCAAGTTCAGCTTGAGGCTGTTCGACCTGACCTGGTCTACAAGTCCTTGCGTGGAAATATCGATAGCCGTATCCAAAAGGTCCGAGACGGGCAGTACGATGCCATTGTCTTAGCAGTCGCGGGGATCAATCGGCTCGGCTGGACCAGCCAGGCTGACTTGGATATTGAATATTTGGACGAATCCATTTGTCTTCCTGCCATTGCTCAGGCAGCTCTGGGAATCGAATGCCGGGCGGATGACCAGCAAGTATTGGATATCTTATCTGGCATAAACCATCCTGAAACAGCCATCTGTGCAGGCATTGAGCGGGAATTTTTACGAGGAATGGGTGCCGATTGCACCTTCCCAATTGCTGCCTTGGCCAAGCAGGTTGGAGCTGACTATCAGTTAGAAGTCATGCTGGCAGACCGTGAGAAAAACTGCCACCGCATCAGACTCTCTGGTCCAGACGGTTTCCAGTTGGCCAAAGAGGCCGTGGAGGAACTCAATCAACTAGGGGTTGAGCCAGCAAGATGA
- a CDS encoding cob(I)yrinic acid a,c-diamide adenosyltransferase, producing the protein MRIYTGYGDSGKTRLYGGDRVSKTHERVEAYGTMDELCSLLGRIVAEMREYPELDDLRLECEQIQQQLFDCGSDLATPRELRPYKQEEATVNWLEERMDAYMHQPPQLEKFIIPGGHLIASSLHMARTLTRRLERRMVALIEIEEKVNSVGMVYINRLSDYFFVLARLVNFRLGVADTVYERSSKIFRSRKKEA; encoded by the coding sequence ATGCGAATTTATACAGGATATGGAGATAGTGGGAAAACCCGCCTTTATGGTGGTGACCGAGTTTCCAAGACCCATGAGCGCGTGGAAGCTTACGGGACTATGGATGAGCTGTGTTCACTGCTAGGAAGAATAGTTGCGGAGATGAGGGAATACCCAGAATTGGACGATCTTCGACTGGAGTGCGAGCAAATCCAGCAGCAGCTCTTTGATTGTGGCAGTGACCTAGCTACACCAAGGGAATTGCGGCCCTACAAGCAGGAAGAAGCTACTGTAAATTGGCTGGAAGAACGTATGGATGCCTATATGCACCAGCCACCGCAGTTGGAAAAGTTCATCATACCAGGTGGGCATTTGATTGCTAGTTCTCTCCACATGGCAAGAACACTTACCAGAAGGCTTGAACGCCGCATGGTAGCTTTAATAGAAATCGAAGAGAAGGTGAATTCAGTCGGTATGGTCTATATCAACCGTTTATCAGACTACTTTTTTGTCCTAGCTCGCCTGGTTAATTTTAGACTAGGGGTAGCTGATACGGTCTATGAACGCAGCTCTAAGATTTTTCGAAGTCGGAAAAAGGAGGCATGA